TCTGATGTTGGGGCATCTCTCCTTCAGCTTGCGGGCGATACCTGTGATTGTCCCCCCTGTGCCTGCTCCTGCCACCAACATGTCCACTTTACCTGTTGGGAGGGGACGAGTTAAGAGATGaaggaatgacagaaaattggggctcactgaaaaaaaaaagtacttgaaCAGAGGCAACAAATCAAACACTAAATTGTTATTCCTGAGATAAATACGCAAGATATAAAcaattttcttgattttttgtGGAGTCTGTGGAGTCATTTTCACCTCCAAAGACAAATCTGGTTTCTGATGGGAGTTGTAAGCAAAATCAAAAGGaattgatttatattttatgattatGACAGTGTTTTGGGTAAAAGATCTTCGTACCGTCACACTGCTCCAGGATCTCTTCAGCTGTGGTGTCGTAGTGGGCCAGTGGGTTGCTCGGGTTACGGTACTGATCCAGGATGTGAGAGTTGGGGATCTCGTTCTTGAGGCGCCAGGCAACACCCACGTGAGACTCTGGCGAATCGAAGCGGGCGCTGGTGGGTGTACGGACGATCTCGGCTCCAAGGGCTCTCAAGACGTCCACCTGCGCAGAAGAAAACCAGTCAATCagggaaaaaagtgaacaatATTCATTGTACATCATGAGACTCTGCCTGTTCAGTTGCACCACAATTATCTTGCAGACACAGACGAGCACAAGAAAAGGGGACATTTCGCCAAGTGTGAAGACTTCAAAATGAGTCAGCAGCTTTGTCGATTCCTTagctgaaaacaaaattcacaaaaatgacTGAGACAGGTGGTCTTACATCGTTTTTACCACTCCAATGCAGCCCATCCCCAGAAATTGTTTAGGGGACTTTAACAAACCACAAGAGTTTATATTAGTCATATGTTATAGTCAATAGTAAATTGAAATATGTCAGTTCAAGAAATCCCTAGTCTACAACTAAGAAAAGTAGTAGGGACTTGGTTTAACATCAAAAAGTGTGGCCCCTTTGACAGAGTGATCCTTTCAAGTTGCCTGAGATCTCACCTTCTCCATGCTCATTTTCTCAGGCATGACTATGATGCAGCGGTAGCCCTTCACAGCTGCCGCCAGGGCCAATCCAATACCTAAAAAcaagcaacacacaaacaaacacactgctgctcaGCACACTACCCTTTAAATACCATTCCTGTTAGCAACACATATGTTGGGGAGCACAAACGCATGCGGACAATTACCAGTATTTCCAGAGGTGGGCTCTATAATGGTGTCTCCAGGCTTGAGGTGCCCAGCTCTCTCAGCGTCCTCCACCATCCGCAGGCTGATCCTGTCCTTGACGCTGCCGCCAGCATTAAAGAACTCACACTTggccacttaaaaaaaaaaaaaaaaaaaaaagaaagacattaaaGAAAGATTTGTTTCAGGGTTACGCTCAAAGCCATTTCGACCAGAGATGATTCCGAAAGATGAACTGACGCAGTCTAACCTGAAATGCCTTCATTCATAATCTCAGTCAAAATGTGACTAACTCTGAGCTAAAAACACATAACACGTCTCGCCACACTACTCGCGTGTTTACATGGTGTCAATGAGTCATCAAATGTAGCCAACGGTCCCACTTTCTGCCCATCTGACAATGTGTCTCGGCTTGAGGTGCTGGGTGACTCACATATTTCACACTTGAGTCCAAACGCTTTGGGGATGTTGTTGATGCGTACCAAGGGAGTGTCACCGATCCTGTGCAGGATGTTTGGAAGAATGGTTGGAGCAACGATTCTGGGAGGAGAAAGTGGGAGAAGTGTGCTTTAGTAAAGAGAAATCCAGTCGGAGACACAGTGTCCGTGCGTGTGGATACACAGGAAAGAGGAATGACTTCAACATCCGACTCAGACCTATTTCGTGCTACTACTTGTCTGGGGTAATAACAACTGATGCCACTTGTTTCACTGGTATGAGGCGTCTTAACCGCAAGTGTTTATGTGTCAATGTCTGTCCTCCGCAGGTTGATGAACTGGTTTTCAATGGTTTAAATGAGCACAATAATAACTGCTATCTGTACTGTAATAAATTTGAGTCCCACGGACGGTTTGATTCTTTGTTCAAGCTAAAATTTTAAACGGAAAAATTGCGGAAGTGTCAGAAACTTGAACGTCACACTGACCTCGGAACTTGTGTATGAGGAGAGTCGACTTTTGAGGCTCCCAGGCTCCATGTGCAGCGGCTGGGAAGGTCAGGCCGGATCCATTTCCTCTCGGGGGAAGCGTTCTTTGTGTTGATCTGAATGGTTCGGTTGGCCTCCTCGGTGCCCACCACCACGGGCAGCTTGTCAACCCCGTTCAGTGGGAACGAGCCCTCCCGGAGTTTGGCTTCTCCGTTGGTGTGGTTGTGCAGCTTGGAGGCGTGAGGGCACACGGGGCCTTTGACGGCGGTCTCTTTGGATGAGGGAACTGATGGCATGGCTTACCctggaaaacacagagg
This genomic interval from Xiphias gladius isolate SHS-SW01 ecotype Sanya breed wild chromosome 13, ASM1685928v1, whole genome shotgun sequence contains the following:
- the cbsa gene encoding cystathionine beta-synthase a; translated protein: MPSVPSSKETAVKGPVCPHASKLHNHTNGEAKLREGSFPLNGVDKLPVVVGTEEANRTIQINTKNASPERKWIRPDLPSRCTWSLGASKVDSPHTQVPRIVAPTILPNILHRIGDTPLVRINNIPKAFGLKCEILAKCEFFNAGGSVKDRISLRMVEDAERAGHLKPGDTIIEPTSGNTGIGLALAAAVKGYRCIIVMPEKMSMEKVDVLRALGAEIVRTPTSARFDSPESHVGVAWRLKNEIPNSHILDQYRNPSNPLAHYDTTAEEILEQCDGKVDMLVAGAGTGGTITGIARKLKERCPNIRIVGVDPEGSILAEPEELNKTDKTQYEVEGIGYDFIPTVLDRSVIDTWYKSNDEESFNMSRMLIREEGLLCGGSSGTAMAAAVNVAKELKEGQRCVVILPDSIRNYMSKFLNDKWMVDKGFLREEDLMVKKPWWWNLKLQGLNLSAPLTVLPTVSCQKTIKILKEKGFDQAPVVDEAGLILGMVTLGNMLASILAGKIKLSDPVSKVLYKQFKQIRLTDDLGKLSRILETDHFALVVHEQIQYLTDGSPSLKQMVFGVVTAVDLLNFVTGRKRTERSMSESTDEL